The Fervidibacillus albus genome contains a region encoding:
- a CDS encoding MFS transporter, whose translation MSGQISSMQSVRKKEKIWTKDFILICLANFFIFLGFQMTLPTLPLFVEQLGGNDQIIGVVVGIFTFSALLIRPYAGHALESKGRGFVYLTGLIIFVLSVGSYSIISSIFFLLGMRIIQGAGWGLSTTATGTIASDLIPPSRRGEGLGYFGLSGNLALAFGPSLGLLLVDEISFHLLFLICATLGLTAFLLSVQIRFKKAVQHSVQPTVHKWDVYEKSALKPSSLLFFITATFGGIASFLPLYTVQKGIEGIQWYFFIYAVALMITRTFAGQLYDRKGHRAIFLPGVALIFTAMLLLAWLPNSLALFIAAFLYGFGFGTIQPGLQAWAIDQAPKDRKGMANATFFSFFDLGIGIGAMTYGQISHLFGYQSIYYTSAVSVLLSACIYLFYLKKEQNHAKS comes from the coding sequence ATGAGCGGGCAAATCAGCAGTATGCAATCAGTTAGAAAAAAGGAAAAAATTTGGACGAAGGATTTTATTCTCATTTGTTTGGCAAACTTCTTCATATTTTTAGGTTTTCAAATGACGTTACCGACATTACCGCTTTTTGTCGAACAGCTCGGTGGAAATGACCAGATTATCGGTGTTGTCGTCGGTATTTTTACGTTTTCGGCACTGTTGATCCGTCCGTATGCAGGCCATGCGTTGGAGTCGAAAGGAAGAGGTTTTGTTTATTTGACGGGTTTAATTATATTCGTTTTGTCAGTCGGTAGTTATAGTATTATTTCCAGCATCTTTTTTTTGCTTGGTATGCGAATCATTCAAGGGGCTGGATGGGGGCTTTCAACGACAGCGACAGGAACGATTGCTTCGGATTTGATCCCACCGTCTAGAAGAGGGGAAGGGCTCGGATATTTTGGATTATCAGGGAATTTGGCCCTCGCCTTCGGACCGTCCCTCGGATTATTGTTAGTCGATGAGATTTCCTTTCATTTATTATTTCTTATTTGTGCCACATTAGGTTTGACTGCCTTTTTATTGTCTGTCCAAATTCGATTTAAAAAGGCGGTTCAGCATTCTGTTCAACCGACAGTCCACAAATGGGATGTTTATGAAAAATCTGCGTTGAAGCCGTCCAGTTTATTATTTTTCATTACCGCCACTTTCGGAGGCATCGCTTCTTTTTTACCTTTATATACTGTGCAAAAAGGTATAGAAGGCATTCAATGGTATTTCTTTATATATGCCGTCGCTTTAATGATTACGAGAACTTTCGCCGGTCAGTTATATGATCGGAAGGGTCATCGGGCGATTTTTTTACCGGGCGTTGCTTTGATATTTACGGCAATGCTTTTGCTCGCTTGGTTACCGAATAGTCTCGCTCTGTTTATTGCAGCCTTTTTATACGGCTTCGGTTTCGGGACCATTCAACCGGGATTGCAAGCTTGGGCGATTGACCAGGCACCGAAAGATCGAAAAGGAATGGCGAATGCCACGTTCTTTTCCTTTTTCGACCTTGGCATCGGAATCGGCGCAATGACTTACGGACAAATTAGTCATCTGTTCGGTTACCAAAGTATTTATTACACATCGGCCGTATCCGTTCTCCTATCCGCATGTATTTATTTATTCTATTTGAAAAAAGAACAAAATCATGCAAAAAGCTAA
- a CDS encoding OsmC family protein, translating to MKAKVNWKGNMAFSAQVPSGHEIILDASEEAGGEDLGPRPGEIVLAAVSGCTGIDIVSILKKMRLNPTSFHMELEGERAEEHPKKYTRIHIHYVLEGDLPEDKVVRAIKLSKDKYCSVSHSLKAEIVASYSINGVKGKEQL from the coding sequence ATGAAAGCAAAAGTAAATTGGAAAGGAAACATGGCTTTTTCTGCCCAAGTTCCTTCTGGTCATGAAATTATACTCGACGCATCGGAGGAAGCCGGAGGAGAGGATCTTGGTCCGAGACCAGGAGAAATCGTTTTGGCTGCCGTGAGCGGATGTACGGGAATTGATATCGTTTCGATTTTGAAAAAGATGCGTTTAAATCCGACCTCTTTCCACATGGAATTGGAAGGGGAAAGGGCGGAAGAACATCCGAAAAAATATACCCGAATCCATATCCATTATGTTTTAGAAGGGGATCTTCCAGAAGACAAAGTCGTACGAGCAATTAAATTATCGAAAGACAAATATTGCTCCGTTTCCCATTCGTTAAAAGCAGAAATTGTTGCCAGTTATTCCATCAACGGCGTGAAGGGAAAAGAACAGCTATAA
- a CDS encoding L-lactate dehydrogenase — MGEKLSRVAIVGTGYVGASYAFAMVNQGIASELCLIDINREKAMGDVMDLNHGLPFAPSRTKIWLGDYSDCKEADIVVLTAGANQKRGETRLDLLNKNTKIFQSIVNQVMEAGFDGIFIVATNPVDVLSYVVWKVSRMPKEKVIGSGTILDTARFRFLLGEYFQVDPKNIHAYIIGEHGDSELPVWSSADVGVIPLCDYLKKKKGFQQCDLDDIFIHVRDAAYEIIEKKEATYYAIAMALVRLTKVILNDEHSILTVSTYLDGEYGHEDVFIGVPSIVSRQGIKQILEIELNDGEKSMFNRSVQILKEMAETLDLKNLERKN, encoded by the coding sequence ATGGGTGAAAAATTAAGTCGAGTCGCAATCGTTGGAACCGGATATGTGGGAGCGAGTTATGCCTTTGCGATGGTGAACCAAGGGATTGCATCGGAACTTTGTCTAATCGATATTAATCGGGAAAAGGCGATGGGTGATGTGATGGATTTGAACCATGGCCTTCCCTTTGCTCCGTCGCGAACGAAAATTTGGTTAGGAGATTATTCCGACTGTAAAGAGGCGGATATCGTCGTTTTAACCGCGGGAGCAAATCAAAAACGGGGTGAAACGAGACTCGATCTTTTAAATAAAAATACAAAAATATTTCAATCCATCGTCAATCAAGTGATGGAAGCGGGTTTTGATGGCATTTTTATCGTTGCGACAAATCCAGTAGACGTATTGTCATATGTCGTATGGAAAGTTTCCCGTATGCCAAAGGAAAAAGTAATCGGATCAGGAACGATTTTAGATACTGCTCGATTCCGTTTTTTACTAGGGGAATATTTTCAAGTCGATCCGAAAAATATCCATGCATATATTATTGGGGAGCACGGCGATTCGGAGTTACCGGTGTGGAGTAGTGCCGATGTGGGAGTCATTCCACTTTGTGATTATTTGAAGAAAAAGAAAGGATTTCAGCAATGTGATCTCGATGACATTTTCATTCATGTTCGGGATGCAGCGTATGAAATTATTGAAAAAAAGGAAGCGACTTATTATGCGATTGCCATGGCACTCGTTCGGTTAACAAAGGTGATATTAAATGATGAACATTCCATATTAACCGTATCCACTTATTTAGATGGGGAATACGGTCACGAGGATGTTTTTATCGGAGTTCCTTCCATTGTATCTAGACAAGGAATAAAGCAAATTTTAGAAATTGAATTGAACGATGGGGAGAAGAGTATGTTTAATCGTTCCGTCCAAATTTTAAAGGAAATGGCCGAAACGTTGGACTTGAAAAATCTAGAAAGGAAAAATTAA
- a CDS encoding NCS2 family permease — protein sequence MFKLKENNTSVKTEIFAGLTTFFTMVYIVVVNPSILSGTGISFEQVFSATIIATVVGTLWMALFANYPIAIAPGMGLNVYFAVSVVGSYGGIDYATAFSAVFVAGLIFILLSVTSFRKMLIEAIPNNLKYGISAGIGLFIAFIGFKNTGIITAHPTNLIGLGDLQSPSVLLALFGLAITLVFMALKVNGALFLGMMITTIVAFITGQLTFDGAIFSLPSLPEGLIIANPITAITDVIEHSLYAVVFSFLLVTIFDTTGTMIGVSEQAGFIKGKSMPRAKEALLSDSVATTVGAIVGTSPTTAYIESTAGVAAGGKTGLTSLVVAGLFLIASFFGPFVGAISSVSAITAPALIIVGSLMMGNVAKIHWDEIDEAFPAFLVILCMPLTSSIATGIALGFISLPLLKIVMGKGKEIHPIMYIFAVLFVIQLAFFPH from the coding sequence ATGTTTAAGCTGAAAGAAAATAATACATCTGTCAAAACGGAAATTTTTGCCGGACTAACCACTTTCTTTACGATGGTATATATTGTCGTTGTAAATCCATCAATTTTATCAGGAACGGGCATCTCATTTGAACAAGTATTTTCGGCAACGATTATCGCAACCGTCGTCGGAACCCTTTGGATGGCGTTATTTGCTAACTATCCAATCGCCATTGCTCCTGGAATGGGATTGAATGTATACTTTGCCGTCTCCGTTGTCGGTTCATACGGAGGAATTGATTATGCAACGGCTTTTTCCGCTGTCTTTGTCGCAGGTCTGATCTTTATTCTTCTTTCTGTTACATCCTTTCGGAAAATGTTAATTGAGGCGATTCCGAACAATTTGAAATACGGAATTTCTGCGGGAATCGGTTTATTCATCGCTTTTATCGGATTTAAAAATACAGGGATCATTACCGCCCATCCGACGAATTTAATCGGGCTCGGTGATCTCCAATCTCCTTCCGTCCTATTGGCGTTATTCGGTTTGGCAATAACATTAGTTTTCATGGCATTAAAAGTAAACGGTGCTCTTTTTCTCGGAATGATGATAACGACGATCGTCGCCTTTATTACAGGCCAACTAACCTTTGACGGAGCAATCTTTTCCCTTCCGTCATTACCAGAAGGATTGATTATTGCCAATCCAATAACTGCCATTACGGATGTGATCGAACATTCCCTTTACGCCGTCGTCTTTTCCTTTTTACTCGTGACAATTTTTGATACGACCGGCACGATGATCGGTGTGAGTGAACAAGCCGGTTTTATAAAAGGAAAATCGATGCCACGGGCAAAGGAAGCGTTACTGTCCGATTCGGTTGCGACAACGGTCGGAGCGATTGTCGGAACGAGTCCAACAACCGCTTATATCGAGTCAACTGCCGGTGTTGCTGCAGGGGGTAAGACAGGACTGACATCACTTGTCGTTGCTGGACTCTTTCTCATCGCTTCCTTTTTCGGTCCGTTCGTCGGAGCCATCTCGAGCGTATCAGCTATTACCGCTCCGGCTTTAATAATCGTCGGAAGCTTAATGATGGGGAATGTCGCCAAAATTCATTGGGATGAAATTGACGAGGCGTTTCCTGCTTTTTTAGTCATTTTATGCATGCCCCTCACTTCGAGTATCGCAACCGGCATCGCCCTTGGATTTATATCTTTACCGCTATTGAAAATCGTGATGGGAAAAGGCAAGGAAATTCATCCAATCATGTATATTTTTGCCGTTCTATTCGTTATTCAGCTCGCCTTTTTCCCCCATTAA
- the paaA gene encoding 1,2-phenylacetyl-CoA epoxidase subunit PaaA has translation MANLYEERTEREKYEHFMKRIEAGEKIETDDWMPDDYRMALIKLISMHGISEIMGALPEKEWVPKAPTIHRKLGIMAKVQDEMGHGQLLLRVAEDLMKPLGKSREQIMEDLFSGKLKFHNVFHMEAPTWADAGIIAWLVDGAAIITQTNMLNASYGPYSRALHRICAEEVFHAQHGEAIVLALAEGTEEQRNMLQDALNRWWPSLLMFFGPKSAATTGSSKQDITIKYKIRTKTNEQLRQHFLTKYVPRIRALGLTVPDETLRYDEEKKEWIYREPDWNEFKKIIKNEGPKSKERLQLRKIAYENNRWVREALQ, from the coding sequence ATGGCAAATTTGTACGAGGAACGGACGGAAAGGGAAAAATATGAACATTTTATGAAACGAATCGAAGCGGGGGAAAAGATCGAAACGGACGATTGGATGCCTGATGATTACCGGATGGCGTTAATTAAACTAATTTCGATGCACGGTATTAGTGAAATCATGGGCGCGCTTCCAGAGAAAGAATGGGTTCCGAAAGCACCGACGATTCATCGGAAATTAGGAATTATGGCGAAGGTACAAGATGAAATGGGTCACGGTCAGCTGTTGTTACGAGTTGCGGAAGATTTAATGAAGCCCCTTGGAAAATCGAGGGAACAGATTATGGAAGATTTATTTTCGGGAAAGTTAAAGTTTCATAATGTCTTTCATATGGAAGCACCGACTTGGGCTGATGCGGGAATCATCGCTTGGCTCGTGGACGGAGCAGCAATTATTACCCAGACGAATATGTTGAATGCTTCGTACGGTCCGTATTCGCGAGCCCTACATCGAATCTGTGCCGAAGAAGTGTTTCATGCTCAACACGGCGAAGCGATTGTGTTGGCATTGGCGGAAGGAACGGAAGAACAGAGGAATATGTTACAAGATGCTCTTAACCGTTGGTGGCCTTCCCTTTTAATGTTTTTCGGACCGAAAAGTGCAGCGACCACCGGTTCATCCAAGCAAGATATTACGATTAAATATAAAATCCGCACAAAAACGAACGAACAATTACGTCAACATTTTTTAACAAAATACGTACCTCGAATTCGTGCCCTCGGCTTGACAGTTCCCGATGAAACGCTACGTTATGATGAAGAGAAAAAGGAATGGATTTATCGCGAGCCGGATTGGAATGAATTTAAAAAAATTATTAAAAATGAAGGACCGAAATCGAAGGAAAGATTACAGTTGCGTAAAATCGCTTATGAAAATAATCGGTGGGTAAGGGAAGCCTTGCAATAA
- the paaB gene encoding 1,2-phenylacetyl-CoA epoxidase subunit PaaB gives MVEKNKNENGFYEVFEVFSKRSHTSPMQYQFSLLAPNLEMAFILAQENFMRREPVVDLWVVKRSDVRKMTEAERNMLDRIDNKTYRLTKGYGYLRKKWRDYEQRMFDEKEIFSWGETGDDKRKKCTGSKEK, from the coding sequence ATGGTCGAAAAAAATAAAAATGAAAACGGATTTTATGAAGTGTTTGAAGTTTTTAGTAAGCGCTCTCATACGTCGCCGATGCAATATCAATTTAGTTTGCTGGCACCGAATCTAGAAATGGCCTTCATCTTGGCACAAGAAAATTTTATGCGTAGAGAGCCGGTCGTCGATCTTTGGGTTGTTAAGCGTTCGGATGTCCGAAAAATGACGGAAGCAGAACGAAATATGCTCGACAGAATCGATAATAAAACATATCGATTAACGAAAGGATACGGCTATTTACGAAAAAAATGGCGGGATTATGAACAGCGGATGTTCGATGAGAAGGAAATTTTCTCGTGGGGGGAAACGGGAGATGATAAACGTAAAAAATGCACTGGAAGCAAGGAAAAATAA